The genomic window ACGGCTCTAATAAAGATAGTTCCATTTTTTCCGGCAAGCCCCCCACATTATGATGAGATTTTATCTTTACAGATGGTCCATTTACCGATGTACTTTCAATAACATCTGGGTAAAGCGTTCCTTGTAATAAATGGGTAACTTTACCGATCTTTTTTGCTTTTTCCTCAAATACTTTAATGAATAAATTTCCAATTATTTTCCGTTTCTCTTCCGGATCAGTAATACCTTTCAGAGCTTTAAGAAACTCTTTTGAGTAATCATATACATTTAATTTTATATCAAAACAATTTTCGAATACATCTCTTACTTCTTGTGCTTCATTCTTTCTCATAAGTCCGGTGTCAATAAAAATACAATTAAGCTGATTTTTTATAGCTTTATGGGTTAAAATTGCCGCAACTGTGGAATCAACACCACCACTCATACCTGCAACAACTTTTCCGTCCCCTATTTCCCTTTTAATCTCGTTTATAGTATTTTCAATAAAAGAATCAGGTGTCCAATTTTGAGGACATCTGCAAATATTATTTGCAAAATTATATAGAATTTCTTTGCCTTTTTCAGTATGAGTTACTTCAGGATGAAATTGTAATCCATAAATATCTCTTTTTTCATTAATAATAGCAGCTACCTTGTTATCGTGGGTAACAGCAGCTAATTCAAAATCATTTGGTAATTTTTTTATAATATCATTATGGCTCATCCAAACGCTTATTTTTTCAGGTAAATTAAAAAATAAGTTATTTCTATTCTTAATTTCTACAATTGTATGACCAAATTCGGCTTTTTTAGAACATTCAACTATACCACCCATTTGCTTTGCAATTAAATGGTAGCCATAACATATTCCAAGAATTGGTATATTTAAATTAAAAATCTCTTTATTGATATCAGGGGAATTTTCATTTAAAACACTATCAGGTCCCCCTGATAATATGATACCTTTAGGGTTTTTCTTTTTTAATTGAGAAATGTCAGTATAATATGGATA from Atribacterota bacterium includes these protein-coding regions:
- the guaA gene encoding glutamine-hydrolyzing GMP synthase, whose product is MGKTLNKNDKNRDMIVILDFGSQYTQLIARRIRELKFYSEIYPYYTDISQLKKKNPKGIILSGGPDSVLNENSPDINKEIFNLNIPILGICYGYHLIAKQMGGIVECSKKAEFGHTIVEIKNRNNLFFNLPEKISVWMSHNDIIKKLPNDFELAAVTHDNKVAAIINEKRDIYGLQFHPEVTHTEKGKEILYNFANNICRCPQNWTPDSFIENTINEIKREIGDGKVVAGMSGGVDSTVAAILTHKAIKNQLNCIFIDTGLMRKNEAQEVRDVFENCFDIKLNVYDYSKEFLKALKGITDPEEKRKIIGNLFIKVFEEKAKKIGKVTHLLQGTLYPDVIESTSVNGPSVKIKSHHNVGGLPEKMELSLLEPLKYLFKDEVRTIGENLKIPEKLLWRQPFPGPGLGIRVIGEVDGKKLDILREADEIIRREIAQEGLNKKLWQYFGILLPVKSVGVMGDMRTYDYSLVLRIVTSYDGMTADWAKLPHSLLGRISNILINQVKGINRVLYDISSKPPSTIEWE